A window of the Actinomycetota bacterium genome harbors these coding sequences:
- a CDS encoding dihydrofolate reductase family protein — protein MGKLIESTFISLDGVMSEPQRWGPPYWDDEHAGYSRDLLFASDALLLGRKTYEGFSQAWPSRSGDEFTDRINGMPKFVASRTLTEPIWNSSVIGENLVDEVTELKAGKNLLKYGTGELSQTLFENNLTDEYHFWLFPVIAGSGQRLFEGLDLTHLKLADTTRFNSGIVVLKYVPK, from the coding sequence ATGGGCAAGCTCATCGAAAGCACCTTCATTTCTCTCGACGGCGTTATGTCCGAACCCCAGAGGTGGGGACCGCCCTACTGGGACGACGAGCACGCCGGCTACTCCCGCGACCTGCTTTTCGCTTCGGACGCGCTGCTGCTGGGCAGGAAGACCTACGAGGGCTTCTCCCAGGCGTGGCCTTCGCGGAGCGGTGACGAGTTCACCGACCGGATCAACGGCATGCCGAAGTTCGTTGCCTCCCGCACGCTGACCGAGCCAATCTGGAACTCCAGCGTGATCGGCGAGAACCTGGTGGACGAGGTCACCGAGCTCAAGGCCGGGAAGAACCTGTTGAAGTACGGGACCGGGGAGCTCAGCCAGACCCTTTTCGAGAACAACCTGACCGACGAGTACCACTTCTGGCTCTTCCCGGTGATCGCAGGCAGCGGCCAGCGCCTGTTCGAGGGCCTCGACCTCACACACCTGAAGCTGGCGGACACCACCCGGTTCAACTCGGGAATAGTTGTGCTGAAGTACGTCCCAAAATAG
- a CDS encoding L,D-transpeptidase yields the protein MATGAFVWISVGTGAAEAPEKRAKASPKASESASPEPTPSESPSESPSPETPLVFKHPGASQAAFGAVGEIPIHSGPGGAQTKTMRNPTVEGMQVVFGVKEVQGEWLKVQLPARPNGATGWVRKSDVLVKSVPNHIIIEVAKRKLSVFRGSKLLMATPVGVGTSKTPTPTGNYYVDFSVKNPGSPYGAHMLSVAAFSNVLTNFGGGVGQIAIHGWGNDGSVGASASNGCLRLLNKDVTRLAGMAAPGTPVFILP from the coding sequence GTGGCAACCGGAGCCTTCGTATGGATTTCGGTGGGCACCGGTGCCGCAGAAGCCCCCGAAAAGAGGGCCAAGGCATCGCCGAAGGCGTCCGAGTCCGCCTCGCCGGAGCCCACTCCTTCCGAATCGCCCTCGGAATCGCCATCCCCGGAAACCCCGCTGGTATTCAAGCACCCCGGTGCGTCCCAGGCGGCGTTTGGGGCGGTCGGAGAGATCCCGATTCACAGCGGCCCCGGCGGCGCCCAAACCAAGACGATGCGAAATCCCACGGTTGAGGGGATGCAGGTGGTCTTTGGAGTCAAAGAGGTCCAGGGGGAGTGGCTCAAGGTCCAGCTTCCCGCCCGGCCGAACGGGGCCACGGGTTGGGTGCGCAAGTCCGACGTGCTGGTCAAGAGCGTGCCCAACCACATCATCATCGAGGTCGCCAAACGAAAGCTGAGCGTCTTCAGGGGTTCCAAGCTGCTGATGGCGACCCCGGTCGGAGTCGGAACCTCCAAGACCCCAACCCCGACCGGCAACTACTACGTCGACTTCTCCGTGAAGAACCCGGGGAGTCCCTACGGCGCCCACATGCTGAGCGTGGCAGCCTTCTCCAACGTGCTGACGAACTTTGGCGGCGGGGTCGGCCAGATCGCGATCCACGGCTGGGGCAACGACGGCTCGGTGGGCGCCTCTGCGAGCAACGGGTGCCTCCGGCTGCTGAACAAGGACGTCACCCGGCTGGCGGGAATGGCCGCTCCGGGCACGCCGGTGTTTATCCTCCCGTAA
- a CDS encoding ATP-binding cassette domain-containing protein: MDELAVQTEGLAKAYGDVHAVDGVDLEVERGEIYGFLGPNGAGKTTVIRMLSTLLAPTSGRAWVAGHNVVKHPDEVRLRIGLALQEAALDDKQTGIEILRLQGRLYGLRRSEIDARVKAITSLVDIGEALGRRIGTYSGGMKRRLDLAAALVHNPEVLFLDEPTTGLDPVSRTRVWEEVRHLNERLGMTIFLTTQYLQEADNRRLPGHHQPGQDRGRRDAGRPEAAGGVGCDRGPGGGCRRRARRAGLEDPGRRECRAPGRR; encoded by the coding sequence TTGGATGAGCTGGCGGTCCAAACGGAGGGGCTGGCCAAGGCCTACGGCGACGTGCACGCGGTGGACGGCGTGGACCTCGAGGTCGAACGCGGCGAGATCTACGGCTTCCTCGGCCCCAACGGCGCCGGCAAGACCACAGTCATCCGCATGCTTTCCACGCTGCTGGCGCCCACCAGCGGTCGGGCGTGGGTGGCGGGCCACAACGTCGTCAAGCATCCGGACGAGGTGCGCCTGCGCATCGGCCTCGCCCTGCAGGAGGCAGCCCTGGACGACAAGCAGACCGGGATCGAGATCCTCCGACTGCAGGGACGGCTCTACGGCCTCAGGCGTTCCGAGATCGACGCCCGCGTGAAGGCGATCACCTCCCTGGTCGACATCGGCGAAGCCCTCGGCCGCCGCATCGGCACCTACTCGGGCGGCATGAAGCGCCGGCTCGACCTGGCGGCCGCACTGGTGCACAACCCGGAGGTGCTGTTCCTGGACGAACCGACCACCGGCCTGGACCCGGTGAGCCGGACCCGGGTGTGGGAGGAGGTCCGTCACCTCAACGAGCGTCTCGGAATGACGATCTTCCTGACGACGCAGTACCTGCAGGAGGCCGACAATCGCCGACTACCTGGGCATCATCAACCAGGGCAAGATCGTGGCCGAAGGGACGCCGGACGACCTGAAGCGGCAGGTGGGGTCGGATGTGATCGTGGTCCAGGTGGCGGATGTCGACGGCGAGCCCGCCGAGCAGGCCTTGAAGATCCTGGCCGACGGGAGTGTCGAGCGCCGGGGCGGCGAG